One Desulfovibrio sp. UIB00 DNA window includes the following coding sequences:
- a CDS encoding WcbI family polysaccharide biosynthesis putative acetyltransferase, with product MTKALCLLHANCQGDALRPLLENTPAFASRFYIRQYVNYTRQSIADSDIERCELFLYQRLAPKWGDLSTEQMLPRLPQHCKAIEIPNLFFKGYWPFWSRDDRINFADSLLETLLQKVTPQEALTLYLRGAASLLGNADTLNAQAEESLAREEAKEADAPIRCAPLLRERWRDQQMFITVNHPGRELLFHMADSLLRLLGLGVLPPSTRGAYVHPLEDFWLPIHPAVGSALGLPFASVDKRWPIFHSLLTHREYTLCYMACRASNVPDFLTFLKNLSPDALRLVAKDMTG from the coding sequence ATGACCAAGGCTCTGTGTCTTCTGCACGCCAACTGCCAGGGCGATGCCCTGCGGCCCCTGCTGGAAAACACTCCGGCCTTTGCCAGCCGGTTTTATATCCGCCAGTATGTGAATTACACGCGGCAGAGTATTGCAGACAGCGATATTGAACGCTGCGAGCTTTTTCTCTACCAGCGCCTTGCGCCAAAATGGGGCGACCTCTCCACAGAACAAATGCTGCCGCGCCTGCCGCAACACTGCAAGGCCATTGAGATTCCCAATCTGTTTTTCAAGGGTTACTGGCCCTTCTGGTCCCGCGATGACCGCATCAACTTTGCAGACAGCCTGCTGGAGACGCTGCTGCAAAAAGTCACACCGCAAGAGGCGCTGACCCTCTATCTGCGCGGCGCAGCCTCGCTGCTGGGCAATGCCGATACGCTCAACGCACAGGCTGAAGAATCGCTTGCGCGTGAGGAAGCCAAGGAGGCCGATGCCCCCATACGTTGTGCGCCCCTGCTGCGCGAGCGCTGGCGTGATCAACAGATGTTCATCACGGTCAACCACCCAGGCCGTGAACTGCTGTTCCACATGGCAGACAGCCTGTTGCGCCTGTTGGGCCTTGGCGTTCTGCCCCCCTCCACACGCGGGGCATATGTTCACCCGCTTGAAGATTTCTGGCTGCCCATCCATCCTGCGGTGGGGAGCGCGCTGGGCCTGCCCTTTGCCAGCGTAGACAAACGCTGGCCCATCTTCCACTCCCTGCTCACGCACAGGGAATATACCCTGTGCTACATGGCCTGCCGCGCAAGCAATGTGCCCGACTTTCTGACCTTTCTGAAAAACCTCTCGCCGGATGCCCTGAGGCTGGTCGCAAAAGATATGACAGGCTGA
- a CDS encoding HD domain-containing protein — MNCTVTASADISLHLAWFTAYAAAKTAMEQGDASPMDLKLRHSLEVLENARHTVEGEGFAPQTARACLLAALYHDVGRFEQYLRYHTFRDRESCNHGQMGVRVLKAEHRLVSETPQMRKLVMAAVGMHNRFALPKGTPEDIALVTNVVRDADKLDILRVMDEHLSGPAPYNPTVVLQQPDDPTIASEAVLKAVREKRVAAYVDLRCVNDFRLLLGTWFFDLHFASSRRKFIADGHAQNLLRRMPDGVPQAEARDCLLHILESAQ, encoded by the coding sequence ATGAACTGCACTGTCACAGCATCCGCCGACATATCCTTGCATCTGGCGTGGTTTACTGCATATGCCGCCGCCAAAACAGCCATGGAACAGGGCGATGCCTCGCCCATGGATCTCAAACTCCGGCACTCCCTCGAAGTGCTGGAAAATGCCCGACACACCGTTGAAGGCGAAGGTTTTGCCCCTCAGACTGCGCGGGCCTGCCTGCTGGCAGCACTGTACCATGACGTGGGCCGGTTTGAGCAGTACCTGCGCTACCACACGTTCAGGGACAGGGAATCGTGCAATCACGGGCAGATGGGCGTGCGGGTTCTGAAGGCCGAACACCGCCTCGTCAGCGAGACACCGCAAATGCGCAAGCTGGTCATGGCTGCTGTGGGCATGCACAACCGTTTTGCCCTGCCCAAGGGGACGCCGGAGGATATCGCTCTGGTCACAAATGTGGTGCGTGACGCGGACAAGCTGGACATTCTGCGGGTCATGGATGAACACTTGAGCGGCCCAGCCCCGTATAATCCCACGGTGGTGCTGCAACAGCCGGACGACCCCACCATCGCCAGTGAGGCGGTTCTCAAGGCTGTACGCGAAAAGCGCGTGGCGGCCTATGTGGATCTGCGCTGCGTCAACGATTTTCGCCTGCTGCTTGGGACATGGTTTTTTGATCTGCACTTTGCTTCGAGCCGCCGTAAATTCATTGCGGACGGGCATGCGCAAAATCTGCTGCGTCGCATGCCGGACGGCGTTCCGCAGGCCGAAGCCCGCGACTGCCTGCTGCATATTCTGGAGAGCGCGCAGTGA
- a CDS encoding metallophosphoesterase → MFRFFLVTGIGLAIINGWISWWLWRALSGTGWLRIALCILVLALGAAFPLLYKGHGDTLAHVWLIRAGAFWMGVAFYAFALVLLADIWGLAARLFGALPPVTPRWGAVLLVMGLPLLLGVGSWFNAAFPALRHYDITVRSQGPVPITYVDKPLKLGVITDMHLGRLITAGRLSRAVELLAPEQPDAILYVGDIIDDHIKLDAEATAAALAVAQPRLGHWAVPGNHEYISGSIDKSLDFLRAVGMQVLRDQWAVVDNSFVLAGRDDLSKPGFTGIQRGSMEEILADLPEQYRSLPLMVMDHQPAALDEARQAGTALMLSGHTHNGQLWPFNFVTELRYENPLGLLTKGNFHSIVSAGTGTWGPPLRTTGRAEVLLVTVHFTSADNAAP, encoded by the coding sequence ATGTTCCGATTTTTTCTGGTAACAGGCATAGGCCTGGCCATTATTAACGGCTGGATATCCTGGTGGCTGTGGCGCGCGCTTTCCGGCACTGGCTGGCTGCGCATCGCGCTCTGCATCCTTGTGCTCGCTCTGGGCGCGGCCTTCCCCCTGCTCTACAAGGGGCATGGCGATACCCTTGCCCACGTGTGGCTGATTCGGGCAGGGGCATTCTGGATGGGCGTGGCTTTCTACGCCTTTGCGCTTGTGCTGCTTGCCGACATATGGGGCCTTGCCGCACGTTTGTTTGGCGCACTGCCGCCCGTCACCCCACGCTGGGGCGCTGTGCTGCTGGTCATGGGCCTGCCCCTGCTGCTGGGCGTGGGCAGCTGGTTCAACGCGGCATTTCCCGCGTTGCGGCACTACGACATCACTGTCCGCTCACAAGGCCCAGTACCCATCACCTATGTGGACAAGCCCCTGAAACTGGGCGTTATTACCGATATGCATCTGGGCCGCCTCATCACCGCAGGGCGGCTGAGCCGAGCAGTAGAGCTACTGGCCCCGGAGCAGCCGGACGCAATCCTCTATGTTGGCGACATCATTGACGACCACATAAAACTGGATGCCGAAGCCACCGCCGCAGCGCTTGCTGTGGCCCAGCCGCGCCTTGGGCATTGGGCTGTGCCGGGCAACCACGAGTATATCTCTGGTTCCATCGACAAAAGTCTGGATTTTCTGCGCGCTGTGGGTATGCAGGTGCTGCGCGACCAGTGGGCTGTGGTGGACAACAGCTTCGTGCTTGCTGGCAGGGATGATTTGAGCAAGCCCGGTTTTACCGGCATCCAGAGGGGCAGCATGGAGGAAATTTTGGCCGATCTGCCAGAACAGTACCGCAGCCTGCCCCTTATGGTCATGGATCACCAGCCCGCCGCCCTTGACGAAGCCCGTCAGGCGGGCACTGCGCTCATGCTGTCAGGTCACACGCACAACGGGCAACTTTGGCCTTTTAACTTTGTGACGGAACTAAGATACGAAAACCCGCTGGGCCTGCTGACAAAAGGCAACTTCCACTCTATCGTCAGCGCAGGCACTGGCACATGGGGGCCGCCCCTGCGTACCACAGGCCGCGCTGAGGTCTTGCTGGTTACGGTGCATTTTACTTCTGCGGACAATGCCGCTCCATAG
- the rfbD gene encoding dTDP-4-dehydrorhamnose reductase, with amino-acid sequence MAKALVLGGATGLLGQALTRVLKAREWEVATLGRENGNLLDMAFLQAAIAEAQADVVFNTVAWTAVDDAEDHKDEACQLNRALPASIARCIKAQGAGFLVQFSTDFIFSGAGETAWKETDTPQPASVYASTKLEGEKAVLETLPDRSCVIRTAWLFGPGRKNFVDTILAACQRRDSINVVHDQTGSPTYTLDLAHWSIALAEKRATGIWHAVNGGQASWCDLACEAVSLAGAPCRVVPIDSAEWPQKARRPVFSVLDNSKLAAFLGKSPRPWPQALRDYVFSDYLPAHASKGGTQ; translated from the coding sequence ATGGCAAAAGCTCTGGTACTTGGGGGGGCAACTGGCCTTCTGGGCCAGGCCCTGACGCGAGTGCTTAAAGCACGCGAGTGGGAAGTCGCAACACTGGGCCGTGAAAACGGCAATCTGCTGGACATGGCCTTTCTGCAAGCTGCCATTGCAGAGGCGCAGGCGGATGTGGTGTTCAACACTGTGGCATGGACAGCTGTTGATGATGCCGAAGACCACAAGGACGAAGCCTGCCAGCTCAACCGCGCCCTGCCCGCCTCCATTGCGCGCTGTATCAAGGCGCAAGGGGCCGGATTTCTTGTGCAGTTCAGCACGGACTTCATTTTTTCCGGTGCAGGCGAAACCGCGTGGAAAGAAACAGATACGCCCCAACCGGCATCTGTATATGCCAGCACCAAACTTGAAGGCGAAAAGGCCGTTCTGGAAACACTGCCTGACCGCTCGTGCGTCATACGCACGGCATGGCTTTTCGGCCCAGGTCGCAAAAATTTTGTGGATACCATCCTCGCAGCCTGCCAGCGCCGCGACTCCATCAACGTGGTGCATGACCAGACAGGCTCGCCCACCTATACCCTTGATCTGGCGCACTGGAGCATCGCTCTGGCGGAAAAAAGGGCCACTGGTATCTGGCATGCGGTGAACGGCGGGCAGGCAAGCTGGTGTGATCTGGCTTGCGAGGCTGTTTCTCTGGCAGGTGCCCCGTGCCGGGTTGTGCCCATTGATTCGGCGGAATGGCCTCAAAAAGCTCGCCGACCTGTGTTTTCCGTGCTGGACAACAGCAAGCTGGCCGCCTTTCTTGGCAAGTCTCCCCGCCCGTGGCCCCAGGCCCTGCGAGATTATGTTTTCAGCGACTATCTGCCCGCGCACGCCAGCAAAGGCGGGACGCAGTGA
- a CDS encoding DUF1848 domain-containing protein — translation MKWRTVQITTASGQASAVAPEIIAASRATDIPAFYAPWFVNRLRAGYARWINPFNGRPQFVSFANTRVVVFWSKNPLPLLPLLPEVEARGLAWYLEFTLNDYEAEGWEPNLPQLDQRIDTFRRFADEAGPERVVWRFDPLMLAGHLAQNPDGCQVLLDKMARIGRALKGWTRKLVFSFADIADYRKVRENLRRAGLAWRDFTQAEMQAVAAGVAALAAEMGAEPCTCGEKGDLSAWGISHNRCTDPELILRLTNRHPDMLRLFGIAPQRQLGLPLEMPSGANLASTPHEYPRDTGQRAVCLCVPCKDVGQYDTCPHGCVYCYANTSPAVAARNFRRHEPEGESIFAEPERTA, via the coding sequence ATGAAGTGGCGTACAGTACAGATAACCACCGCATCGGGGCAGGCAAGCGCCGTTGCTCCAGAGATCATTGCGGCCAGCCGGGCAACGGATATCCCGGCTTTTTACGCGCCCTGGTTTGTCAACAGGCTGCGCGCCGGATACGCCCGCTGGATCAATCCCTTCAACGGGAGGCCCCAGTTTGTGTCCTTTGCCAACACGCGGGTTGTCGTGTTCTGGAGCAAAAATCCGCTGCCTTTGCTGCCCTTGCTGCCGGAAGTGGAGGCGCGGGGCCTCGCCTGGTATCTGGAATTTACGCTCAACGATTACGAGGCGGAAGGATGGGAACCCAATTTGCCACAGCTTGATCAACGCATCGACACTTTCCGCCGTTTTGCGGATGAGGCAGGACCGGAACGGGTTGTGTGGCGCTTTGACCCCCTGATGCTGGCCGGACATCTGGCGCAAAATCCTGACGGTTGCCAGGTGTTGCTGGACAAAATGGCCCGCATCGGCAGAGCCTTGAAAGGCTGGACCCGCAAGCTGGTGTTCAGTTTTGCCGACATCGCCGACTACCGCAAGGTGCGGGAAAATCTGCGCCGGGCGGGCCTTGCCTGGCGTGATTTTACGCAGGCGGAAATGCAGGCCGTGGCAGCGGGGGTGGCCGCTCTTGCTGCGGAAATGGGCGCGGAACCCTGCACCTGCGGTGAAAAGGGCGACCTCTCGGCATGGGGAATCAGCCATAACCGCTGCACAGACCCGGAACTTATCCTCAGGCTCACCAACAGACACCCGGACATGCTGCGCCTTTTTGGCATTGCGCCGCAGCGACAACTGGGCCTGCCTCTGGAAATGCCCTCAGGCGCAAACCTTGCCAGCACGCCGCATGAGTATCCGCGCGACACAGGCCAGCGTGCCGTGTGCCTGTGCGTACCTTGCAAGGATGTGGGCCAGTACGACACCTGCCCCCACGGCTGCGTGTACTGCTACGCCAATACCTCACCCGCCGTTGCGGCCCGGAATTTCCGGCGGCATGAGCCGGAGGGGGAGAGCATTTTTGCAGAGCCGGAGAGGACAGCCTGA
- the queD gene encoding 6-carboxytetrahydropterin synthase QueD, which produces MTKGAFWRLTVRDDFSAGHALRHYEGKCERMHGHNFAVELTVQGQRLTPDTEMLLDFKTLKSGLKAVLDALDHRLLNETPPFDVMNPSSENLARHIWRGMAELLAAHDDPQARQVRLYSVTVSEKAAQSATYMEVDD; this is translated from the coding sequence ATGACAAAGGGCGCTTTCTGGCGGCTGACCGTGCGGGACGATTTCTCTGCTGGTCATGCCTTGCGGCATTATGAGGGCAAGTGCGAACGCATGCACGGCCACAATTTTGCGGTGGAACTGACTGTGCAGGGGCAGCGCCTAACCCCGGACACTGAAATGCTGCTTGATTTTAAAACGCTCAAAAGCGGCCTTAAAGCAGTGCTTGACGCGCTCGACCACCGCCTGCTCAACGAAACGCCGCCCTTTGACGTCATGAATCCTTCTTCAGAAAATCTTGCCCGGCATATCTGGCGGGGCATGGCGGAGCTGCTGGCAGCACATGACGACCCACAGGCCCGGCAAGTGCGGCTTTACAGCGTCACAGTATCTGAAAAAGCCGCGCAAAGCGCCACCTACATGGAAGTGGACGACTGA
- the dnaE gene encoding DNA polymerase III subunit alpha, with translation MSDFVHLHCHTEYSLLDGAIRIKDLCARAKDFGMPACAITDHGNLFGAAYFYQGCKDYGVKPIFGCEVYVCHDHKDKSTDSPLARRRNHLILLAQNTTGYHNLVKLVTQGYLEGFYYKPRVDKPLLRKYSEGLVCLSACIAGEIPRAILADDMDKALSLTREYADIYPDRFYLELQSNGLPEQTKANNALLELAETTGVPLVATNDCHYLTADDAEAHEVLLCIQTQTTMDDPKRMRFGTHELYYKSIEEMEKPFAHVPEALANTMRIAEQCNVELDFGHHYFPVYKLPEGASLDSEFRRLAEEGLEKRLEKHPDRDTLDVQLYRDRLQYELRVILEMGFPGYFLIVQEFINWAKNHNVPVGPGRGSAAGSLVAWALRITNLDPIPYNLLFERFLNNERVSLPDIDVDFCERRRVEVIKHMVETYGEGSVAQITTFGTMKAKGVVRDVGRALGMSFAETDRIAKLVPADLKMTIKKALEAEPELENIYHSDPKVKHLLDTARRLEGLARHASTHAAGLVVSDKPMEEYLPLYQGKRGELVTQFDGPMTEKAGLVKFDFLGLKTMTLIQDTLDNITLQGHEPPDLDNLPLTDTETYELYARGDTDGVFQVESSGMRQYLRMLKPSCFEDVIAMLALYRPGPLGSGMVDEFIKRKHGQVPVVYPHQSLTECLRDTYGVIVYQEQVMQIAQIIASYTLGGADLLRRAMGKKKAEAMAKERVNFVTGAEKNNIDKDKANEIFDLMEKFAEYGFNKSHSAAYALISYYTAFLKVHYKVEFMAALLTSEMGNQDKLLKYVSCCKDMDINVVQASVNQSQREFTAHGGKVVFGLGGIKNVGDEAIREIVEARGEGGEFASLFDMCCRVNLRKVTKRVLESLVKGGACDCFGVPRAAMLAAIEIVVARAQKKAKDKTSNQVSLLSMAPVVESAPQPGIGLDCPEASLPEMADDDKLRAEKEALGFFLTSHPLQPFSREIRRLGLTTLEDARELFPGAEIRCAALVVSVKEVLTKSKGERMAFVGIEDLTGHAEVTFFPRPYAECRDLLRSEQPICLVARLDSQTDNGDNSDMDEEADEGPREIKLLGQTARSLAEACGQSDTPICVQIPQHRLGREDMLALRNLLEKFPGPVEAHAQVFLDGHVCILHLDNTLKVRPGPDLDKALAAWAS, from the coding sequence ATGTCAGATTTTGTCCATCTTCATTGCCATACCGAATACAGCCTGCTTGACGGCGCCATCCGCATCAAGGATCTGTGCGCCCGCGCCAAGGATTTCGGCATGCCCGCCTGCGCCATCACCGACCACGGCAACCTCTTTGGCGCGGCCTATTTTTATCAGGGTTGCAAGGATTACGGCGTCAAACCCATCTTTGGGTGCGAGGTTTACGTCTGCCACGACCACAAGGATAAAAGCACGGATTCGCCTCTGGCGCGCCGCCGCAACCACCTGATTCTGCTGGCCCAGAACACCACGGGGTACCACAATCTGGTCAAGCTGGTCACACAGGGCTATCTTGAGGGTTTTTATTACAAACCCCGCGTGGATAAACCCCTGCTGCGCAAGTATTCCGAGGGCCTTGTCTGCCTTTCGGCCTGCATTGCGGGCGAAATCCCCCGCGCCATTCTTGCGGACGACATGGACAAGGCTCTGAGCCTCACGCGGGAATACGCCGATATCTACCCCGACCGTTTTTATCTTGAGTTGCAGTCCAACGGCCTGCCGGAGCAGACCAAGGCCAACAACGCCCTGCTGGAACTGGCGGAAACCACGGGCGTGCCGCTGGTTGCCACCAACGACTGCCACTATCTCACCGCTGACGATGCCGAAGCCCACGAAGTGCTGCTCTGCATTCAGACGCAGACCACCATGGACGACCCCAAGCGCATGCGCTTTGGCACCCATGAGCTGTACTACAAATCCATCGAAGAGATGGAAAAGCCCTTTGCCCACGTGCCAGAAGCCCTGGCCAACACCATGCGCATTGCCGAGCAGTGCAATGTGGAGCTGGACTTCGGCCACCACTACTTCCCTGTGTACAAGCTGCCGGAAGGGGCCAGCCTTGATTCCGAATTTCGGCGGCTGGCAGAAGAAGGGCTGGAAAAACGGCTGGAAAAACACCCCGACAGAGACACGCTAGACGTCCAGCTCTACCGGGACCGCTTGCAGTACGAACTGCGCGTTATCCTTGAAATGGGTTTTCCCGGTTACTTCCTCATCGTGCAGGAATTCATCAACTGGGCAAAAAACCACAATGTTCCCGTGGGGCCGGGGCGCGGTTCTGCCGCCGGTTCGCTGGTGGCGTGGGCTCTGCGCATCACCAACCTTGATCCCATCCCCTACAATCTGCTGTTTGAACGCTTTCTGAACAACGAACGCGTCTCCCTGCCCGATATCGACGTGGACTTTTGCGAACGCCGCCGCGTCGAGGTCATCAAGCACATGGTGGAAACCTACGGCGAAGGCTCGGTGGCGCAGATCACCACCTTCGGCACCATGAAGGCCAAGGGCGTTGTGCGCGACGTGGGCCGCGCCCTGGGCATGAGCTTTGCGGAAACTGACCGCATCGCCAAACTGGTGCCCGCCGACCTCAAGATGACCATCAAAAAGGCGCTGGAGGCAGAGCCGGAGCTGGAAAACATTTACCACTCCGACCCCAAGGTCAAACACCTGCTGGACACGGCCCGCCGCCTTGAAGGTCTGGCCCGCCACGCCTCCACCCACGCCGCCGGGCTCGTGGTTTCAGACAAGCCCATGGAGGAATACCTCCCCCTGTATCAGGGCAAACGCGGCGAACTTGTGACCCAGTTTGACGGCCCCATGACGGAAAAAGCCGGGCTGGTGAAGTTCGACTTTCTTGGCCTGAAAACCATGACCCTGATTCAGGACACCCTGGACAACATCACCCTTCAGGGGCATGAACCGCCGGATCTCGACAACCTGCCGCTTACGGATACGGAAACCTACGAGCTTTACGCCCGTGGCGACACGGACGGCGTGTTTCAGGTGGAAAGTTCGGGCATGCGGCAGTATCTGCGCATGCTCAAGCCCTCGTGCTTTGAAGACGTCATCGCCATGCTGGCCCTGTACCGGCCCGGCCCGCTCGGTTCTGGCATGGTGGACGAATTCATCAAGCGCAAGCACGGGCAGGTGCCCGTGGTGTATCCGCACCAGTCGCTTACAGAATGCCTGCGCGATACCTACGGCGTCATCGTCTATCAGGAACAGGTCATGCAGATCGCCCAGATCATCGCCAGCTATACGCTTGGCGGGGCCGACCTGCTGCGCCGCGCCATGGGCAAAAAGAAAGCCGAGGCCATGGCCAAGGAACGCGTCAACTTTGTCACCGGCGCGGAAAAGAACAACATCGACAAGGACAAGGCCAACGAAATTTTCGACTTGATGGAAAAGTTCGCCGAATACGGCTTCAACAAGTCGCACTCCGCCGCCTATGCCCTTATTTCGTACTACACGGCCTTTCTCAAGGTTCACTACAAGGTCGAGTTCATGGCCGCCCTGCTCACCTCGGAAATGGGCAATCAGGACAAGCTGCTCAAGTATGTCTCGTGCTGCAAGGACATGGACATCAATGTGGTGCAGGCCTCGGTAAACCAGAGCCAGCGCGAATTTACGGCCCACGGCGGAAAGGTGGTCTTTGGCCTTGGCGGCATCAAGAACGTGGGCGATGAAGCCATACGCGAAATTGTGGAAGCCAGGGGCGAAGGCGGCGAATTTGCCTCGCTGTTCGACATGTGCTGCCGGGTAAACCTGCGCAAAGTCACCAAGCGCGTGCTTGAATCGCTCGTCAAGGGCGGCGCCTGCGACTGCTTTGGCGTACCCCGCGCCGCCATGCTGGCGGCCATTGAAATTGTGGTTGCCCGCGCGCAAAAAAAGGCCAAGGACAAAACATCCAACCAGGTTTCGCTGCTCTCCATGGCCCCGGTGGTGGAAAGCGCGCCCCAACCCGGTATCGGCCTGGACTGCCCCGAAGCCTCGTTGCCCGAAATGGCTGACGACGACAAACTGCGGGCAGAAAAGGAGGCCCTGGGCTTCTTTTTGACCAGCCATCCGTTGCAACCCTTCTCGCGCGAGATCCGCCGCCTGGGACTCACCACGCTGGAAGACGCGCGGGAACTGTTCCCCGGTGCGGAAATCCGCTGCGCGGCGCTGGTTGTCAGCGTGAAGGAAGTACTGACAAAGTCCAAGGGCGAACGCATGGCCTTTGTGGGGATCGAAGACCTCACCGGCCACGCTGAAGTGACGTTTTTTCCCCGCCCTTACGCCGAATGCCGCGATCTTTTGCGCTCTGAACAGCCCATCTGCCTTGTGGCGCGGCTCGACAGCCAGACCGACAACGGCGACAATAGCGATATGGATGAAGAAGCAGACGAAGGCCCGCGCGAAATCAAGCTGCTGGGCCAGACCGCCCGCTCGCTGGCTGAAGCCTGCGGGCAAAGCGACACCCCCATATGCGTGCAGATACCGCAACACCGCCTTGGGCGCGAAGACATGCTGGCTCTGCGCAACCTTCTGGAGAAATTCCCCGGCCCGGTAGAAGCGCATGCCCAGGTTTTTCTTGATGGGCACGTGTGCATTCTGCACCTCGACAACACTCTGAAAGTACGCCCCGGGCCGGATCTCGATAAAGCTCTTGCCGCCTGGGCTTCATAA
- a CDS encoding DUF3179 domain-containing protein, with product MTIPGPCPARIPASQPEWRALCLITAALALFILAALWNADDAQARPRSLQELAAINGKLIETGVKYGSIPSLYRPRYDRIQDANLSLSDDEVVFIAMLQGGARVYPQRIMVWHQVVNEIVDDKAYAITYCPTTGSFMAYDSSMGGLNLIFDTEGRLYDGNSVLIDRNSGSLWLQETGMAFDGPLLGRGLPMVPVYWTTWGAAKRTFPHALVLAKPNGNKPYGRDPYGNYLRKGTYYDNDRLIYPVERMDKRFARKTPMLCIEYEGYLLAIDIGYVRKKGAVNFFVGPNALLAVYDRGLEVVRLFNRQIWAEPFLFISQNGKLMDLTTRSQWDPATGVALDGNMKGASMPQFYGAYSMWFAWYSMNPETLVIPGPGEVPEKLLSPAPPGE from the coding sequence GTGACAATACCAGGCCCTTGCCCGGCGCGGATTCCAGCCAGCCAGCCCGAATGGCGGGCGCTTTGCCTGATCACGGCGGCCCTCGCGCTGTTCATTCTCGCGGCGCTCTGGAATGCCGATGACGCTCAGGCCAGGCCGCGCAGCTTGCAGGAGCTTGCCGCCATCAACGGCAAACTGATTGAAACTGGCGTCAAATACGGCTCCATCCCTTCCCTGTACCGCCCGCGCTACGACCGTATTCAGGATGCAAACCTGAGCCTCAGCGATGACGAGGTGGTGTTCATCGCCATGCTGCAAGGGGGCGCGCGCGTATACCCGCAGCGCATCATGGTCTGGCATCAGGTTGTCAACGAAATCGTGGACGACAAGGCCTACGCCATCACTTACTGTCCCACCACCGGCAGCTTCATGGCCTACGATTCTTCCATGGGGGGCCTGAACCTTATTTTTGACACGGAAGGCCGCCTCTACGATGGCAACAGCGTTCTGATTGACCGCAATTCCGGCAGTCTCTGGCTGCAGGAAACAGGCATGGCCTTTGACGGCCCCCTGCTGGGCCGAGGGCTCCCCATGGTGCCCGTATACTGGACAACCTGGGGCGCGGCAAAGCGCACCTTTCCGCATGCCTTGGTGCTTGCCAAACCTAACGGCAACAAGCCCTACGGGCGCGATCCCTACGGCAACTACCTGCGCAAGGGAACCTACTACGATAACGACAGGCTCATTTATCCAGTGGAACGCATGGACAAACGTTTTGCCCGCAAAACGCCCATGCTGTGCATTGAGTATGAGGGATACCTGCTGGCTATCGACATAGGCTATGTGCGCAAAAAAGGGGCCGTGAATTTTTTTGTGGGGCCCAATGCCCTTCTGGCAGTTTATGACCGGGGCCTTGAGGTGGTGCGTCTTTTTAACCGCCAGATATGGGCCGAGCCATTCCTCTTCATATCCCAAAACGGCAAGCTCATGGATCTGACCACGCGCAGCCAGTGGGATCCTGCCACGGGCGTGGCGCTTGACGGCAACATGAAGGGCGCGTCCATGCCGCAGTTTTACGGCGCGTATTCCATGTGGTTTGCATGGTACAGCATGAATCCGGAAACACTGGTCATTCCCGGCCCCGGCGAGGTGCCGGAAAAGCTGCTCTCGCCAGCTCCGCCGGGGGAATAA
- a CDS encoding radical SAM protein: MLFCSRFVRELVFEERALQPCCNTHNIVVPSFSFEGGAVDMEAYTRHMGSVAQEVQKQNPQVCAGCPDLVPLSHSVCVPKLQFAVLSLNHHRHICNCRCIYCDLWKPGQHPRPIAILPAIQSLYEQDALEKNCAISWGGGESTLLPDFEATGRWLREHDYFQYVHTNALRHSAWIDELLSSGGGKINISLDSGNAAAYARVKGGDWWNDVMASMEKYFIAAITPEQIDIKYIIFEQNNKIADVEQFFQICRRFGAAKVQLSFNFLEVNAGAVSEHSITAAAYFMHRAQELTLACELFFVDAPLRERIDRARGKFFQ; this comes from the coding sequence ATGTTATTCTGCTCCAGGTTTGTTCGGGAACTTGTGTTTGAAGAAAGGGCCTTGCAACCCTGCTGCAATACGCACAACATCGTGGTGCCGAGTTTTTCTTTTGAAGGCGGCGCGGTGGATATGGAGGCATATACCCGCCATATGGGCAGCGTTGCGCAGGAAGTGCAGAAGCAGAATCCCCAGGTATGCGCGGGCTGCCCCGATCTTGTTCCTCTTTCGCATTCCGTCTGTGTGCCCAAATTGCAATTTGCCGTTCTTTCCCTGAATCATCACAGGCACATCTGCAACTGCCGTTGCATCTACTGCGACCTGTGGAAGCCCGGGCAGCACCCGCGCCCCATTGCCATTCTTCCTGCCATCCAGAGTCTGTATGAGCAGGACGCACTGGAAAAGAACTGCGCCATAAGCTGGGGCGGGGGAGAATCCACCCTGTTGCCCGATTTTGAAGCCACAGGCCGCTGGCTGCGCGAGCATGACTACTTTCAGTACGTACATACCAATGCGCTGCGGCATTCTGCCTGGATTGACGAATTGCTTTCCAGCGGCGGCGGCAAAATCAACATCAGTCTTGATTCCGGCAATGCCGCAGCCTATGCCCGCGTTAAGGGCGGCGACTGGTGGAATGATGTGATGGCTTCGATGGAAAAGTATTTTATTGCAGCAATCACACCAGAACAAATTGATATCAAATACATAATTTTTGAACAAAATAACAAGATCGCCGACGTGGAGCAGTTTTTCCAGATCTGCCGCCGATTCGGTGCAGCGAAGGTACAGTTGTCCTTCAATTTTCTGGAAGTAAATGCTGGCGCGGTCAGTGAGCATTCCATTACCGCAGCTGCGTATTTTATGCATCGGGCGCAGGAACTGACTCTTGCTTGCGAGCTGTTTTTTGTGGATGCACCGTTGCGTGAACGCATTGACCGCGCACGCGGCAAATTTTTTCAGTAG